The Methylomonas montana genome has a window encoding:
- a CDS encoding DUF4124 domain-containing protein, producing MKNLFFVFALCLSVDSWAGVYKCTDASGHTDYQSSPCTDDHKAVQMNTKTGGSVDLNAVENQKAAEAESKKQHGLQEQAEQQAKLDAIAKVKQEAKAQSELTQNLIKQNPMQFSAFAIPPYDPEKLPAQVKPFEARLPDVEKFRRLAAQKALASGECQRVEADELIAKSKPDQLTFLINCSSGKTFLLNETELSQP from the coding sequence ATGAAAAATCTATTCTTTGTTTTTGCCCTATGTCTGTCCGTTGACAGCTGGGCCGGGGTTTATAAATGTACCGACGCGTCCGGACATACCGACTACCAATCTTCCCCTTGCACCGATGACCATAAGGCCGTGCAGATGAATACCAAAACCGGCGGCAGCGTCGATCTGAACGCGGTGGAAAACCAGAAAGCCGCGGAAGCCGAGTCAAAAAAACAACATGGCTTGCAAGAGCAAGCAGAACAACAGGCCAAGCTTGACGCGATCGCCAAAGTTAAACAAGAAGCCAAAGCGCAAAGCGAATTGACCCAAAATCTGATCAAGCAAAACCCCATGCAGTTTTCCGCGTTTGCCATCCCACCTTACGATCCGGAAAAATTGCCGGCACAAGTCAAACCATTCGAGGCTCGTTTGCCGGATGTCGAAAAATTCCGGCGGCTGGCCGCGCAAAAAGCCTTGGCCAGTGGTGAATGTCAGCGCGTCGAGGCCGACGAACTGATAGCAAAAAGCAAACCCGATCAATTGACGTTTCTGATCAATTGCAGCAGCGGCAAAACTTTTTTGTTAAACGAAACCGAACTTAGCCAACCATGA